In the genome of Mytilus edulis chromosome 14, xbMytEdul2.2, whole genome shotgun sequence, the window GATAATTCCGACAGTATGATAGAAATTGGCCTCAAGGACAATTATCATAGTATGATAGAAATTGGCATCAAAGATAATTCTGATTGTATAATAGAAATGGGCCTCAGTGACAATTATGTTAGACTAGTATAGGAAAAATTGGCCTCAGTGAAAATTTTTAGGGCATGATAGAAATTGGCCTCAGTAATATTTCTGATAGTCTAACATAAATTGGTCTCAGTGTTAATTCCGATAGCATAGGCCGATCCAGGGGGAGTCTCGGAGGCCGGATGATAGTATGATAGTCAAAGACCTCAGTGACATTGAAACACCAATCATACGTGCCAGGAACGCAGAGCAAACAATATCTTAGGATAACTTATTGAATCTTGAAATTTGGGTACAACATTGGACTAGCTGTATAAAATTTAACATGACATTTGTCGAGAAATCAAATTGAAGCTGACGACGACACATCTAAATTCGCAGCAACATCTCCTCAGCTTAAACTCTGttacataaagcagttaaaaggtcgTTAAAAGTGGTGGTAAGGGTTTCCTTTCTTGTAAATACAGAGGGGGTGCAACACCTATTATGTTGCCATAATTCAATCACATGCTCAAACAAATGATTTAGAACTAgcattgtattttgtaaataaggtTATTTGTGTggtcattgaaaaaaaaattacattaagtttatcaacgcatatttatataacaaaattcaAAGCAGAAATAATTGTGGAAGTTATAAGtaaattttagtcaaattttgtacaaattgtaatttgttccaacactttttgtacaaataataatttgtacaaagtcaaaatacataTTATGAATTGTATAcgatttttttgtacaaattataattggtaaaaaatgataatttgtacacaacatatgcactgtgtgcaggtgctgctggaatgttgatacTTAGAAATgtaaaattcacaattggaaagctgaaatcatctatgTTGCGGAAAGtgtccaaaaaattaaaattgacataaatatttgttgttacAACTTTAAAGTTCTAAATGATCGTTTCATATCAAAATCTGCATTCGTGTCCGGAAAGCTATTTCATGTGATGCAGAAGCTGCTACAATGTCTTTCGCGATAAAGAATAATATGCATATAGATTTAGCATTTGACAGTTACAATGAAGTGAGTCTTAGAACCAATTTCAGACTTGACTTTTTCATTTTAGGTCGGGCACAAGGTTGGTTTTTCCTTAAGAGGAACCAGTGGAATTGTCTCTTGGTTGGTAGGTAATCTTAAAAGGCGTGTCATAGTGATGTGGAACGTACCATTCTTTTCGTCGCCTAATATCCTCGCAGTTGGCATTACAAGCAGAGGGGTAAAAAATCACACCAAAGATTGGTATGAGTCGATATCTAGAAATGAAACAACAAATGATCTCTGCTACACAAAAGGGGTCTTTCATGATCAATGCAACCAGATTATATCTGAAGATGACATACTTGAAGTTTTAGGAGTCATGGGCACTGGTTCTCGTGCAGATGTGATAATAACTGTGCGACCAAAATTTAAGAAGTTTTTACCGATAAATTAAACATGTGTATATTCTATAGATTTGAATGACAGACAAGGAATACAATCAATATGAAAAGTGTATCAGTTGCTTATTTGTATTATGTCTTTAGAATTTAAAATAGAGGAAAATGAGACAGC includes:
- the LOC139502928 gene encoding conoporin-Cn1-like, whose amino-acid sequence is MAGPMSRRRKTRFAESEDVQMEDQSDGKNSERVDWKQLEPKLKAVTSPGNSFRSSIAYSKKNYILGCTIYIQNWTTMELSKPNATINTGCLASPPQNVGTKMKEVMVGHKVGFSLRGTSGIVSWLVGNLKRRVIVMWNVPFFSSPNILAVGITSRGVKNHTKDWYESISRNETTNDLCYTKGVFHDQCNQIISEDDILEVLGVMGTGSRADVIITVRPKFKKFLPIN